In one Canis lupus dingo isolate Sandy chromosome 16, ASM325472v2, whole genome shotgun sequence genomic region, the following are encoded:
- the LOC112670444 gene encoding WAS/WASL-interacting protein family member 3-like isoform X1, translating to MDKPHGCLPRTHCHPALGKRARNAKTSQRERERRERGEGMGNGKSAWGIRSRGLGALGGAGLWPGRNPPVPEATGAVAANRLQDAGGRLGEPSAGSSACLRRRPLFPCPPASLHRCQRHPRHAAPWPPGLGLGAPRAPARPCCGSQRPRRRAGGQRKRWGCRRGPEAGSGRVLLSGSVIRGNLASSKALPEDPPPPAPRPGRTGLVAVEGAPPMRSPLLPDLAVLLSKYDSLFFSRLLSAPPRPSPEPSSPSAVSTPEPSQPPPPPPPPPPPSPIPAST from the exons ATGGACAAGCCACACGGCTGCCTGCCACGTACCCACTGCCACCCAGCGCTaggaaaaagagcaagaaatgcaaaaacaagccagagagagagagagagaagggagagaggagaaggaatgGGAAATGGAAAGTCAGCGTGGGGGATCCGAAGCCGAGGACTGGGGGCGCTGGGAGGCGCGGGGCTCTGGCCGGGCCGGAACCCACCGGTGCCTGAGGCCACAGGTGCGGTGGCTGCGAACCGACTTCAGGACGCGGGAGGGCGGCTTGGGGAGCCATCAGCGGGCAGCTCTGCTTGCCTTAGGCGTCGCCCTCTGtttccctgccctcctgcttcTCTGCACCGATGCCAGCGGCATCCCAGACACGCGGCACCTTGGCCTCCTGGCCTGGGACTCGGGGCTCCCCGGGCCCCCGCACGACCGTGCTGCGGCTCCCAGCGGCCTCGGCGACGGGCGGGAGGGCAGAGAAAGCGATGGGGATGCCGGAGGGGACCCGAGGCAGGCAGTGGGCGCGTGCTGCTTTCTGGGTCGGTGATTCGGGGCAACCTTGCCTCCTCGAAGGCTCTCCcggaggacccccccccccccgccccgcggcccgggcGTACAG GATTAGTTGCTGTTGAAGGCGCTCCTCCAATGAGATCTCCTCTGCTCCCTGATTTGGCGGTTCTTCTGAGCAAATATGACAGCCTTTTCTTCTCCAGGCTCCTTTCCGCTCCTCCACGTCCATCCCCAGAGCCTAGCTCTCCTTCTGCGGTTTCTACACCAGAACCttcacaaccaccaccaccaccaccaccaccaccaccacccagtccCATTCCTGCAAGTACATGA
- the LOC112670444 gene encoding uncharacterized protein LOC112670444 isoform X2, giving the protein MPAASQTRGTLASWPGTRGSPGPRTTVLRLPAASATGGRAEKAMGMPEGTRGRQWARAAFWVGDSGQPCLLEGSPGGPPPPRPAARAYRWDVCAIHPAPAGTALAPRLLPRAPSSRGPPGSAGLVAVEGAPPMRSPLLPDLAVLLSKYDSLFFSRLLSAPPRPSPEPSSPSAVSTPEPSQPPPPPPPPPPPSPIPAST; this is encoded by the exons ATGCCAGCGGCATCCCAGACACGCGGCACCTTGGCCTCCTGGCCTGGGACTCGGGGCTCCCCGGGCCCCCGCACGACCGTGCTGCGGCTCCCAGCGGCCTCGGCGACGGGCGGGAGGGCAGAGAAAGCGATGGGGATGCCGGAGGGGACCCGAGGCAGGCAGTGGGCGCGTGCTGCTTTCTGGGTCGGTGATTCGGGGCAACCTTGCCTCCTCGAAGGCTCTCCcggaggacccccccccccccgccccgcggcccgggcGTACAGGTGGGATGTCTGCGCGATTCACCCCGCGCCGGCCGGGACCGCGCTTGCACCGCGCTTGCTTCCCCGAGCTCCGAGTTCGCGCGGACCACCCGGGTCGGCAG GATTAGTTGCTGTTGAAGGCGCTCCTCCAATGAGATCTCCTCTGCTCCCTGATTTGGCGGTTCTTCTGAGCAAATATGACAGCCTTTTCTTCTCCAGGCTCCTTTCCGCTCCTCCACGTCCATCCCCAGAGCCTAGCTCTCCTTCTGCGGTTTCTACACCAGAACCttcacaaccaccaccaccaccaccaccaccaccaccacccagtccCATTCCTGCAAGTACATGA